In Populus alba chromosome 9, ASM523922v2, whole genome shotgun sequence, a genomic segment contains:
- the LOC118058719 gene encoding uncharacterized protein yields MKYSEIAHSSHPQHKLRFECSESPFKCDGCKEVGIGSRYKCTACDFDLHMQCAIPSPAISHSFYTKCSFQFFSRPPGDKPRICDACEREVTGFLYHCKDCGFDLHPCCAKLPMVLDDGESKLYLYRKVSASCQKCGRKGRSWSYRSSCKKYNLHVACVKDMLVENWQGYLGEKSVRKFDTRIPSLKNTLPTQNKSKSKTKKGLQMAGLALQFVISAVLGDPTTLIAGVIGTMISRA; encoded by the coding sequence atgaaatacAGTGAGATAGCTCACTCTAGCCACCCTCAACACAAGCTGAGATTTGAGTGCTCAGAATCTCCATTCAAGTGTGATGGCTGCAAGGAAGTTGGGATTGGATCGCGTTACAAATGCACCGCGTGTGATTTTGATCTCCATATGCAATGTGCCATCCCCTCTCCCGCAATCTCCCACTCTTTCTACACCAAATGTTCCTTCCAATTCTTCTCGAGACCTCCTGGTGACAAGCCTCGCATTTGTGACGCGTGCGAAAGGGAGGTCACGGGCTTCCTTTACCATTGCAAAGACTGTGGATTTGATCTTCATCCTTGCTGTGCAAAGCTGCCTATGGTTCTTGACGATGGAGAAAGTAAGCTATATCTGTACAGGAAGGTGAGTGCTTCATGTCAGAAATGTGGACGTAAAGGCAGGAGTTGGAGCTATAGATCTTCATGCAAGAAATACAATTTGCATGTGGCATGTGTTAAGGACATGCTCGTGGAGAATTGGCAAGGGTACCTGGGTGAAAAGAGTGTAAGGAAATTTGATACGAGGATTCCTAGCCTGAAAAATACACTCCCGACTCAAaacaagagcaagagcaagaccAAGAAAGGTTTGCAGATGGCTGGATTGGCCCTTCAGTTTGTTATATCGGCGGTGCTAGGCGACCCGACAACTCTTATAGCAGGGGTGATTGGTACTATGATTTCAAGAGCTTGA